Part of the Trichocoleus sp. genome, GCTGCTTTAAGAGCTGCCAAGCTAGAAATTGACCTCCTGAAACAGCAAGCTTACGAACAGACCTATCAGCAGCAAATCCAGCACTATCTCACTTCTAGCGACCCTATTTTGATTGCTGAAGCACAATCCCGTTTGCAATCCCAAACCCCTCACGGTTTCCCTCGCCCAGCCCAACGCTCCATCGATCGCACCGCTACCCTCGACCAGGACTATTCAAAGCCCCATCACGTTGGAGAATTGCAAAAGCGAGAAGCCGCTCAGCTACCACTTGATTGCTCAGACCTGATTGCCGCCATTTCCGTCCAGATCAAACGCCTCCAGTGGTCAGGTACAGAAATCCGCGATCGATTGCAGGTGCGATACCAGAAATCCAATCGAGCGATGCTGAGCGAAACGGAGCTACGGGACTGGTTGATCCATCTCCAAAACCGCGACTAATACTTCATTGCTGAGGACGAAAATGCCCGCCCCATCTCTCGCACAAGTTTACTTTCTGAAGGTGCCACATCGCTCCATCGATAGCCCATATAACTCGCAATACCCATAGCATAGGGTTCCCAGCAACGACGAACTGCAATGTAGTGATCTGCACCCGCTTCGATGTCTGTGACGGTTTCAATGTTTTCCTGGCGCAACCGTTCGATCGCCTGATAATATCGCTGACGCAAAGTCTCTTCTGGCTGCCTGCATTTACTAAGGCTTCTTCTGGGCAGGAAAGATAAAGAAAGTTCCGTTAGAAGATGTTGTCCTCCGTCTGCCAGTTCCGCGACAACGGTTGAATTGATCAGCGCTCGATACTTTTGTGGATGCAGTGCAGTTTCAATCAGCGTTACCGTATCCATCGACAACCAGATAATTCTTGCCAGGGAATAGGAGCTTGCTTGGAAATGAAAATAGTGGACGATCGGATAAGCATGATGTGATTCCAGCAAAGTCAGTAGGTTTCGGGCAATATCGCCGATGTCTGTCCTGGCATCTGAAAAGTCGTTGCCTGCCCCCATTCGCGCAATCAATTCTGCTGCATCGCCTTTGCTGAGGGTTCGGTGATGTAAGCTGAGGGCAAACACGTTGCGTTGATTTAAGGCACTATAAACTGCCAGCAAGTAGGTAATCGTGAGCGTAAAAATGGAGAAGCCCAGGCTCGCCTCAACGATCGTCAATAGCCGCAAGTACGAGGTTTGAGGAATCAGATCACCGACGCCCAGTGTTGTGTAGACATAGCCACTGTAGTAAAGTGCTGTGACAAAATTAAACGGCGTACCCCCATCACTGGATTGCAGTTCAGACCCCAATTCTGTCCAGTAGATGCAGGCAAACCCCACAATTTGCAGCACGATCCAGGTAAATACAATTACAACCAGCAATACTGGACCACAGTAAGACAGAATCGGCGCATTAGAACCCGAAGCCCGTCCAAAAAAACGCCAGAACGGAAGATTGGCAATTAGCCGAAACAACCGCCATATCCATTTACTGATCACCATACTTAGCCGCCCTTTACCACTACGGGGATAAAGTACCGTCAAAAAAATGTCGGCTAGCGGCAGCAAAATTAGCCCAATTCCCAATAAACGGACAATTCCTCCCCTTATCACCTTGCTTTTATCCTCTGGCGATCGATCCTTCACAGCCTAAGCTGATCCTTGCTCAGAGAGTCCTATCGGAAGAGCGAAATTGAAGGTGGCGCATGGGTTGATGAGTCTTCAGCGATGGACGGCTTTTTTAATGCCTCATCCCTGCTGCATTCCTTTCATCTCTCCCTCATTTCTGCTCTACGTCCTCGATCGCCTTAGGTACACCTGCCGTCAAAACTTCATGCCCTGTTGCAGTAACAAGTACATCGTCTTCGATCCGAATACCAATGCCGTGCCAGCGTGGATCGACTGCGGGTTGTCCTTCGGCAGGCTTGATAGAGGGAGAAATGTAAATGCCAGGTTCGATCGTCAAAACTTGTCCCGGCTCCAGATTATGCGGGGTTTCGCCATGTTGATAAACGCCAACATCATGCACATCCAGACCCAGCCAGTGCCCGGTGCGGTGCATATAGAAGGGCTTATATTTTTCTTCTTTGATGATTTCCTCAACATCACCCTGGAGCAGCCCCAGATTCATTAGCCCTTCAACAATGACGCGAACGGCAATATTATGAGTCTGGTTGTAAGGGTTGCCGGGATGCACCTGGGCGATCGATTGTCGCTGTGCTTCTAGCACAATTTCGTACAAAGCTTTTTGCTCGGCGGTGAATTTGCCATTAACAGGGAAAGTGCGTGTGATATCTGAGTTGTAGTACTCATAGGCGCATCCAGCATCAATCAGCAACAAATCACCGGATTGCATCTGGCGGGTGTTTTCGGTGTAGTGCAAAATGCAGGCATTCTCCCCAGAAGCGACGATCGAAGGATATGCAACCCCCATTGCGCCCCGCAAGCGAAATAGATGCTCAATCTCTGCCTGTACTTCATACTCATAGCATCCCGGTCGCGCAAACTCCCTTGCCCGATTATGTGCCTCCACGGCAATCTCAGCCGCTTTTCGCATCCGGTCTAGCTCTGCCGCGCTTTTGATCTGCCGCATTGGGTGTAAAAGTGGAGCCGGGTCTTCCAGCGCCATTGGACCCAATCCCTTACGCGGATAGAGAGCAAGGCAGCGTTGCCAGTGTTTTAAAACGGTGTCATTAAAGGCTCGATCGCGTCCCAGATGATAAACAATCCGATCGGCTTTTTCCAAATATTGCGGTAGCTTTTCGTCGAGTTCGGCGATCGGGTAAACAATATCTGCCCCATACTGCTCTTTCGCTGCCTCAACCCCAACGCGATAGCCCGTCCAGGTTTCCTTTTCGAGATCCTTGGGTCGCACAAACAGCACAAACTGATGCTCTTCATGGTGTGGGGCGAGAACAGCAACGGCTTCGGGTTCGTTGAATCCGGTCAGATAGAAAAAATCGCTGTCTTGCCGGAAGTTATACTCCACGTCATGATGCATCACTGCCATCGGTGCACTGCGAAAGATAGCGGTTCCTTTACCAAGTTTCGCCATCAGGTGATCACGACGTTGGGCGTATTCGGTTTGCATGACAGATTGCAAGAGGTAGAGGGTTCGTTTTTATGCAGTCTAACGACTTTCAGGTTCAGTTGACGAGATAGATACACCCTGATTCGGTGGAATGAGATTTAGGCAGTTGTTGCCGGAACAGAACTAAATACAATTCTGTAGTCTGCCTTAGCACGAACTAACGACACTCTGAGATAGAAGGTTACCGGTTGAGTGGTGAAATTAAAGTCTCTGCCGTTACTGACGACAAAAGGAGAAGTGGGCGTAACCTGAACCTGAGCGTCTCTGGTAATGCTACCCTTGCCGAGTTGGCTAAAGTTTTGGACTTGAACGCCCTTACCCTTGGCAGTGATTTGGAAGAAGCTCGTGCCATTCACGCCAGGGTTTAGCTGATATTTATAGACATTGATTCGATCGCTTGGGTTCACCGAACTTCTCACTCGAAATGAAAAAGGACGACCCGGACGATAAGTTCCTAAATTTGTAGCATTTCGCAAGGAATTATTCTTGCTGTTGTCGATCGCGCGCGACTGTAAGCTAGATTCTCGGGAGGAAGGTGAGCCAAGAAGGGCGTTGAGTGACATAGATGAAAGTGAAATCGATAATTCTTCATCACTTTAGCAAAAGTCAAAAACGGTTCTAGAAGGAATAACTTAAGACCGTAATCTCTGATCCACTCGCTGGCAAACCTCCTGAAGAGAGCGCGATCGAATCGCTATTGGGACGACGAACTGGTGTGCCTTGCATCAAAGCCAGGAAATCATCCAGCGGCGAAAGCTCACAGGTTGCAGCATCAGCAGCTTGAGTCCGATATTGAGTTGGGATGATAATTTTAGGGTTAAGGACCTGAGTTGCAGTTCGAGCTTCCTCTGCTGTAAAGGTTTTCGGTCCATTGCCAACGGGCAGCAGAGCCAGATCAGGGCGACCCATCAAAATTTGCTGTTCTACCGTAATTGGCGCAGCGATTCCACCCAGGTGCAGGATATTAATGTCCCCCTGTTTCCATCGCCAAACCACATTGACGCCAAAACGCCTGCCGCCTAAATCATCGTGATCGGTGCGAATTCCTTGAAGCTGGATGCCTTGAAAATCAAATGCGCCTGGTTCAAGTAAAACCCTTGGATTGCCCGGCAGCCCATCAACCACCCCTTCATCCAGTAACCGGCTGCTAATGAGTACCAGATCTGCCTCCACTTTGGGTGCTCGATACCCAGCTGTACAGCCGATCGGACGAAACGGATTGACCAAAATCCGCAGTCCATTACCTGTAAATAGAAAGCAGCTATGCCCTAACCATTTCACCGTCACACCCGCCGATTGCGCCTGCACTGCCTCAGAGCCAGCAATGCCCATTCCCACACTCGTTAGAACACCCGCTCCTGCATACTGAATGAACTGTCGTCGTTTCATAGTCTCCTCACCTGAATTCAATTCATTGCCAACAGGCATAACAAAGCTTAGATGCCCGTGCTGAAAAAGTAGCAACTCTAAGCTTACAGGGTTCACTGACGTGAACGGATCAAGAATGTGGCAGGTGGGTTGGTGGCAAAAGCCAGAGGTCAGGAGGTGGGGCGGAAGTTTGCTTTACGGATTGCCAATGATTGGCTTCCAGTTACCCGATCGATCGCAAAAAATTGCCCAGCAATTCTTTCCCAGATTTTGTCAGAACGCTTTCAGGATGGAACTGAACCCCTTGAAGCGCAGGATAGGTTTTGTGACGAATGCCCATAATCGTCCCGTCTGCCACCCAGGCAGTAACTTCCAGATCATCAGGACAGGAGGCGCGATCGATCACGAGGCTGTGATAGCGAGTTGCGATAAACGGGTTGTCTAAGCCTTCAAATACACCAACGCCCGTGTGATAAACCTCTGAGGTTTTGCCATGCATCAGTTCTGCTGCAGAGGTGACGGTTCCCCCAAACACATGACCAATCCCTTGATGCCCCAGACAAACTCCCAACACAGGAAGGCGTTGACCCAGCGTTTTTATCACCTCCAGCGAAATTCCTGATTCAGTGGGATGCCCTGGACCAGGAGAAATGACGATGCCATCCGGCTGGAGCTGTTCGATTTGTTCTAGCGAAATCTTATCGTTCCGGTAAACCTGAATCTCGGCAGCAACGGGGTATTCTGCTCCAAGCTCGCCCAGATATTGCACAAGGTTATAGGTGAAGCTGTCGTAGTTGTCGATAACAAGAAGCATGAATCAAGCGAGGAATGAAAGGGGAGAGGAGATGGGGCAGCAATCAGGAATGAAAGAAGGGTTTCGGTACTGAAGCTGAAACGAAGAGACTAAATAAAGCCCTGCGCGACCAGATACGATCGCACTATTTCTAATAATGGTGGCAATAGTAGCGAGCCTGCAACCAGGATGGCGGCAAAGGAGGAAATAAGAACGGCTCCTGCAGCACAGTCTTTGGCAATTTTAGCGAGTTCGTGATAGGTCTGCCGCACCGTCAAGTCAACGACAGATTCGATCGCCGTATTCAGCAACTCCATTGTTAGGACTGCGCCGATCGTCAAGCCGATGATTGCAATCTCAACTGAACTTAGTTGAAGCAAAATGCTGAGCGTGATTGCCAGCGTTCCTACAACCAGGTGAATCCGAAAATTTCGTTGAGTCTGGAAAGCGTAGGATAAGCCTGCCCATGCATATTTAAAGCTTACAAACAAGTTAGAAGCAACACGCCAGGAGAGCGAACGGTTCGGTGTAGCGTTTGGGCGCGGTGGAGCTTCCGGTAAGTCTTTGGTCATAGACATAGGCTGGGGCATAAGCTGGCAGGGGTAGGCACGGTTTTAAGATAATCCGGGCTAGTGAGAGAGAAGAAACTCAACATCTGCAAAATTTTGAGGCAGGGTGAGCAGTAAATTGATTGTTACGATAGTCGATCGAGTGCCCCTATGGTAGCCCGTTGTCGTGGAGCGATCGAAATCTTTATGATTTTAAGGACTTTCTGCCTCCTTCTCCGGTCCAATCAGGTGTTAGCTTTACTAAACTCAGCATTGCTTCCTGCTGCTGTAGCATTTGTATCAAACTCTCATCATCGGGATGATCCCAACCTAGTAAATGAAGCAAGCCATGCGCTGCGAGCCAGCCCAATTCATACGGTAAGGAGTGTTCTTGCTGGGATGCCTGCCTTTGAGCAGTTTCGACCGAAATGACAATATCCCCCAAGTAGAGAGGCATGGCTGCGATCATCTCCTCGGACTGGGGATAGTCTACCTCTAGGGCAGCAAAAGACAATACATCGGTAGGCTGGTCTTTCTGGCGATATTGAGCATTCAGTGCCTGCACCTCGGCGTCGTCAGTTAAGCGTAAGCTGAGTTCGTATGCGCTACGGGGCGGGAGATCGGCTTCCAGTAATGCGACCCAAAGCTGAAACCAGTTTTCCCATGTTTCTGTAGCGATCGGTGCTTGCAGGTCTATCTCTGTCGCCAAATCATTTGCTAGATCATCGGGGTGCTCATCAAAAAAAGCATCCTGAACACTCACTTCTAATTGAAGCGATCGATCTTCTGTCATCACTTCCTCCTTTTAGCGGGTCAGGTAGGCAAGTGTGATCAGGGCAGTCAGTAAGCCGATCGTGGTTAGGGCAAAATGATAGAGTGACGTACCCCGTTTCCGCACCATGTTTCGCATCGCCAGCTTGACATAGCTGGGTTTTGGTTTGGTGGCAGGGGCAGGAGTCACGTCAACAGTCGCTTCAGTAATCGCATCAGTAGCCGCATCAACAGTCGCTTCAGAATTTACGGATGCATCGGCTTCAGGAGTCGGAGAAGGCTGATTCATACTTACTAAGCCATTCAACAGGCTTAATCTGGGGTACCGATTCTATGGTAGCCCTAATGTAACAGCTTGGTAACAATTGTTTGGAGCAGCTGTTTGGAGCAGCAACCCGGAATCAGGGATCAATCAGGGATCAGATGGTAGGAAATCAGGTTTGAGGAACGTTGATCGATCGCCTGATCCAGTTGTGCTTGGTTTTTAATTTAGACGATCGCCCCTTCAGCCATTTGGTTTTCCTGACGGAGGCAACTTTCGATGAACAGATCGAGTTCGCCGTTCATCACATCATTAATCGCTGTGGTTTCTACCCCGGTTCGCAGGTCTTTTACCAGTTGATAAGGGTGGAAAACATAGTTGCGGATCTGGTTGCCCCAGGCAGCCTCTACCATGTCACCGCGAATATCCGCGATTTCTTTAGCGCGTTGCTCTTGAGCAATGACAAGCAGCTTTGCTTTGAGACGTGCCATTGCCTTCTCTTTGTTTTGCAGTTGCGATCGTTCTTCCGTACAGCGCACCATTAGCCCTGTGGGGATATGTTTGATCTGGACTGCTGTTTCTACTTTGTTGACGTTTTGTCCACCTTTACCGCCCGATCGAGATGTGGAGATTTCAAGGTCTTTGTCTGGAATTTCCAGATTCACCGACTCATCCAGAATTGGCATGATCTCCACTCCAGCAAAACTTGTCTGCCGTTTGCCGTTGGCGTTGAAGGGTGAGATCCGCACCAGACGATGGGTTCCTTTCTCGGCTTTGAGATAGCCATAGGCGTAGCGACCATCAATTTCGAGCGAGGCGGATTTGAGCCCGGCTTCGTCGCCTTCTGAGATCTCAGTCAGGTGGACTTTGTAGCCGTGAGATTCACCCCATCGCGTATACATACGTAACAGCATTTCCGCCCAATCCTGAGCATCTGTGCCCCCAGCTCCAGCGTTGATCGTCAGGACTGCGCCCCCTTCATCATAGGGACCCGACAACAATTGTTGCAATTCCCATAGATCGAGTTCGCGGCTAAGTTGGGTAAGGTTAGATTGAGCCTCTTGGAGTAATGCTGCATCCACTTCTAACTCCAGCAACTCCAAGATGGCTTTTGAGTCATCCAGGCTGGTTTGCCAGCGTGCCAACTGCTCGACGTGGGATTTGAGATCATTCAGGGTTTGAAGTGTGCGCTGAGCCTTCGCTTGATCTTCCCAAAACTCTGGTTGCGCGGCGACTTGCTCTAAATCAGAAATTTTTGCAGTGAGGGCAGGAACGTCAAAGATAGTCCTGGGTTTTTCCCAGGCGATCGGACAACAATTCAACTTCGCGCTTGATATCAGAAACTTCCATCATCGAATTACTTAAATGAGAACTTAATTCTAATTTACCCTATCCGTCTGGCTGCAAACCTGTCTGCAAAACTCAGGCAAAAGGGTCTGCTCTCAAACGAGTAACTGTTCATCGCCAATTACCCCTGTTCCACAACCGAACTTTCCAAATTCCCATCCCCTCCAACATTTCGCCAAAATAGAGAGACCTATCGCAACAAACTTGCTATGCCAGGTGATCAGGCAGACGGATTTAAAAACAATTGGGCGTATCTTCGATCGGAATTTCAATGGCTAGAGCGATTGCTGATGGTGGCTGTGGCGCGGCAGCGAAAAGAAGGCAAGGAAGTTGATCGCATTGCTCAAACCAGAGCCGATCGGGCAACGAGTCACTGGTGGAAAGGGGTCATTTCACTAGAGGGAAACATTGCCTATGACGAGAATCGGCAGCCTGCTCAGGTTAGTAATACGCTGAAGGGAAATTATCAGCAGCAGCTTGAAGTGCAGATCCAGGCAAGCCAGCGGCGAGGGGTGATCTTGGCGCTACCGACACTGCGCGATCGATTGCAGTTATCGGTCTTTGAGAAAAATTTGGTGTTGATGAGTTTGGCTGCGGAAGTGAACCGTCGCTATGCTCGGCTTTATCGCTATTTGCAAGGGGAAGATGCAGCAGTAAAAACTGATCTACCAACGCTAGATCTTGTCCTACGGTTGCTCTGCCGGGATGATGCCGAGTGGTATACGGCACGCAATCATTTGCTGTCTGCTTCGCCGCTCTTGCGAATGAACCTTTTGCAATTCTTTCCTGATGAGGAAACAACGCTGAATCGATCGCTGAAGCTATCAGATGCGTTGATCAATTATTTGCTTGCAGCTCAACCAACTCAGTCTGACCTGGATGCATTGCTCGATCCACAACCTGATACTCAATGTGCTTCCCTGACTCGCGTTCGTTATCCTGCTTCTTTACAGCGATCGATCGTTCCCGTTGATTGGTCTGATTTGGTATTGCCGGATGCGCTACTCACACGATTGCAATATTTGAAGCAGCAAATTTCTGGGCAGATCAAAGCCGCAGAAGATTGGGGGTTGGAACTTGAAAATGCTGCGCCGCGAGGGTCAATCGTTCTTCTAACCGGGCAAGCGGGGACAGGTAAAACCATGGCAGCAGCGGCAGTGGCGCATAGCCTGGAGACGCCATTATTGATGGTTGATCTTGCAGTCATTCCGGCAGCAGACTATCCAGAGCTATTGCAAGAAATTATTGCTCATGTCCCGACTGTGCTACTGCTTAAATCAGCGCAACTGTGGCTCAATCGATCGTCTCCCTTGAGTGCAGCGCAGTTGAATCAACTTTGGGTTGAGAGACAGAGCATTCCAGGAGTCACTTTCTGGAGCACTGCCCAAGAAGCATCGGTTCAATTGGGCTGGCGGCGACGGATGGATCACCGTTTGGCTTTTTTGATGCCTGATCAAACCGATCGCTTGCGCCTCTGGAAAAATGCCTTTCCGTCTCAGGTGCCGCTTGATGCTGAAATTGCTTGGGAACAGTTGGCACAGATCAGAATTAGCGGCGGTGAAATTCGGAAGATTGCTGAAGAAGCAACGTTCTACGCGGCAGCAATGGCATCTGCAAAGGTTAACCATAGCCATTTGCTTGCAGTATTGAGACAGCGAGAAATGGTGCCGCAGAGTCGCTCAGGTAAGGTTTGGTTGGAGCGATCGAGCCAAAAAGTGACTCGTCAGAAAAGTGCAAAGCTGGATCAACAAGCTGCTCAGAACCGCGAAGCTTGAATAAAGCGTGAATTGCTGGCAAAGATTGACAACAGGGCTAAACCAGGAAGAGCAATCAGCGGGTTAATGAACTGAATTGATGAGAAGTTTGCACGATCAATGATGCAGCTTTAACCAATTGATGAGTATTTCATGAACGAAGTGATGTAAATAATTGATTCATGGGAAACATAAATTGATAATGTAGAGCTACATTGCACCTCTACGATTAGAATTCAAACAATCAAACTTCTCTTCTAGGAAACTCAGACATGGCTAGAACTAAAAAGCGTTCTTCTGGAACAAATGTTGCTCAGGTTGCGCTGCATCAGGTTGGTTTGAGTCTGCAAGACCTGCCTGAAAAACCGAAAGAAACATGGTCGCTGCGGGAAGCAGTGGAGCTATTGCAAGAACCGATTAGCACAGCGCTCAGTCGGGGGTATACCTATGAAGAGATTGTTGTTATTCTGGGCAAGCATGACATTCGCATTACTGCCTCCTCGCTCAAGCGCTATTTAGCCGTAGCAAAACGGGCAAAAGAAGATGCTACGACGCCGAAGACTCAGCGACAGCCTCGGCGCAAAGCAGCATCCACTCCGATTCAAACTGATTCTGTGAAGCAAGCAGAAACTCTATCTGTCGCAGAAGCAACCCCAACTCGCAAACGCCGCCGATCGACTGCATCGATATCAGAACCGAAAGCTCAGACCAAAACCGCAGCGAAAGCCAAATCGACAACCCGTACCCGTACAGCCTCACGCGCTGCTGCCCCTCGAACCCGGAAGAAAGGCTAGGTATCCTCAATCGTTCTCATGAAATGTTGTAGCCGATCGCTTGTTCTTCGCGAATGGCATTCATGAAATTGTTGGCTGCGAAAGACAAGAGGGATATTCCAGGTCATCTTTCGCATCACCTTCTTAATCTTTGCTTAGTCTTCTAAAACCTGACGAATCCGACGTTCGAGTTGATCTAAGTCAAGCCCTCCTTCATCACGGTTGATGCGACGTACCGTGGAGTTTACTTTGTCGAGGTCTTGCAGCAGGTCTTTGAGAATTTCTTGCTGCTGACGTGACTGAATCACTTCGCGAGGTTCTTGGACTAAATCTCGAATGATGGTGTCTTCGGCGCGGGAAGCAACGATCGGATCTGCCTGCCCTTCAACAAAGACGAATGTCCGCCGTCCGGGTCCACGCTCTTCCTCAACGGGAAGTAGGGTTGTCACCTGATCAGAACGAACATATTTGCCAAACCCTAAATGCACTAATACCGATGATTGAATCTTCATTCAGCTTGATACTCACTATCTCCCTATCTTTCTATGATAAGGCTTTCTCAAGGAGCTAAAATTCAAACCCGGTACGGCTTTCAGGCTATTTTGAGTAGTGGTTTACGCTCTATAAAGCACGAATCCGATCGAGTAATTCATAAAAAGGTTGCCAGTCATCTAATTGGGTAATGGGTTCCCAAACCGCTTCAATTTCGGGACGCACAATTACTGTGGTTGGATTATGCTGAACGAGGCGTTGTGCGATCGAGGCTATCTCAGTTTCGGGAAGACTCTGCAAAACCTGATGATAGAACTGTCGCCACTGGTTCAGAAGCGTCTCAACAGTGTCAGCGGCTTCCGGAGCCTCAGTCACGGCTTGCTGAAAGATTTGTTGAGCGTCCTCGCGCCAAGTGCGATCGAACTGTTGCCGCAGTGCAATGAAGAAATCGTGATATCCCACTTTGCTTTCCCAGAGCAGTTGTAGGGTCAGGCGGAGAAGTTCAGTGGCAGTTGCTTCAGGAACTTGATCAAAGCCAATCTCAAAGCCGAGCTTTTGCAGCATTCGCTGGCGATAGACCGTCTGATAGTGCAAATCAAACTGATCTAGCGCCGTTTCCATCGCGATCGGATCGAGCAGCCCTTTTAAGGGAGCTTGTAGCATTTGCAGATTCCAGAGGCAGGCGTCCGGTTGGTTGGCGTAGCAGTAGCGTCCGTAGTAGTCAAAATAGGCGGCGGTGAATTTTGGGTCGTATTGGGTGATAAAAGCGTAAGGGCCGTAATCAAAGCTTTCCCCAACGATCGACATATTATCGGTGTTCAAAACGGCATGGCAGAACCCAGCAGACATCCACTGAGCCGTTAAGGTTGCGACTCCCCGCACCAGCTCTGCATAAAAGCGCAGATAGCGATCGTCTCCCTGCAAGTGGGGATAGTAAACGGCGATCACATGATCGAGCAGCTTTTGGATCAAGTCTTTCCGTCCCAGGTAGTGCAGTCGCTCAAATGTGCCAAATCGAATGTGAGTTCGAGAAAACCGCACCATCACAGACGATCGAGTTGGAGAAGGTTCGTCACCGCGCCAGAGCGGTTCCCCCGTTTCAACGAGGCTGAGGCAACGAGAGGTTTTAACTCCCATGCGCTGTAACATCTCTGCTGCCAAAACCTCACGGACACCCCCCTTTAAGGTGAGTCGCCCATCTCCGCCTCTTGAATAGGGGGTTCTGCCAGAGCCTTTTGTACCAAAGTCGTACAGCTCACCCTCTTTGCCTCGCACCTGTCCGTATAGGAAACCTCTGCCATCCCCCAACGCGGAGTTATATTCGCCAAATTGATAGCCGTGGTAGCGCATTGCCAGCAGTGGCTGTCGGTTCGCAAAGTAGCCAAAAGCAGTGACAAAGTCAGCATCAGTGACCGTTTGCGGGTCAAGCCCGATCGCAGGTAGCAATTCGTTATTACGGAACCGGAGAATATGCTGTGGAAATTCTTCTGCTGCTACGACATCGTAATAGTCATCCCCTAATTGCTCGAAAGCAGGTTCATAGGGCAGTGATAGAAAGGGATTGGGCTGGGTCAAGTCAGAGATTTCGGGAGACATGAGGAAAAGTGAGTAGTAGGAGGTAGGCGGAGGCAGATGTCAGAGAACTGAACGTCTAGACTCCGATCGTAACAAACCTCTTCCTGGTCGAATTCCTGATCTAATCTCTAGCCTTTCCAGTACGTCCGATCGCGTGATCAGAGGGCAGAAATGCTCAATGGTTCTATGAAGAGACGAAAAGGCATGAAAAAAGGGAGAGCCATTTGGAAAACTCTCCCAACCATCAGGGTGCATCTACATAACATAGTATGCCATTAAAAGGGTGAGGGGTGAAACCCCCTATCCAAATTTTTTAGAAAAAGTGGGCATTTGGCTTGGCAATTTCGCCCATCCTCAAGGGTTTGATGCCGTACGCTGTCCAATTACGGCATAGAATGGGTCGGCTCCACCCATGCCCAACATTTGCAGGAAAGAGGGAACAGAGCTAACGCGAGCAATGACTTCAGGTTCGGCGAAGCCCGGAATCGATCGAAAGTAACCTTTCACCAGTTCAATGCGATCGGCTTCAGAGCTGTCGCGCCATGCCTGGATTGCTTTCTGGTAGAACATCCGGTTAGAAAAGCTGAAAATGGCGATGCCGCCCGGTTTGAGAATGCGGTAGATCTCGGCAAAGATA contains:
- a CDS encoding ATP-binding protein — protein: MPGDQADGFKNNWAYLRSEFQWLERLLMVAVARQRKEGKEVDRIAQTRADRATSHWWKGVISLEGNIAYDENRQPAQVSNTLKGNYQQQLEVQIQASQRRGVILALPTLRDRLQLSVFEKNLVLMSLAAEVNRRYARLYRYLQGEDAAVKTDLPTLDLVLRLLCRDDAEWYTARNHLLSASPLLRMNLLQFFPDEETTLNRSLKLSDALINYLLAAQPTQSDLDALLDPQPDTQCASLTRVRYPASLQRSIVPVDWSDLVLPDALLTRLQYLKQQISGQIKAAEDWGLELENAAPRGSIVLLTGQAGTGKTMAAAAVAHSLETPLLMVDLAVIPAADYPELLQEIIAHVPTVLLLKSAQLWLNRSSPLSAAQLNQLWVERQSIPGVTFWSTAQEASVQLGWRRRMDHRLAFLMPDQTDRLRLWKNAFPSQVPLDAEIAWEQLAQIRISGGEIRKIAEEATFYAAAMASAKVNHSHLLAVLRQREMVPQSRSGKVWLERSSQKVTRQKSAKLDQQAAQNREA
- a CDS encoding YdiU family protein, which produces MSPEISDLTQPNPFLSLPYEPAFEQLGDDYYDVVAAEEFPQHILRFRNNELLPAIGLDPQTVTDADFVTAFGYFANRQPLLAMRYHGYQFGEYNSALGDGRGFLYGQVRGKEGELYDFGTKGSGRTPYSRGGDGRLTLKGGVREVLAAEMLQRMGVKTSRCLSLVETGEPLWRGDEPSPTRSSVMVRFSRTHIRFGTFERLHYLGRKDLIQKLLDHVIAVYYPHLQGDDRYLRFYAELVRGVATLTAQWMSAGFCHAVLNTDNMSIVGESFDYGPYAFITQYDPKFTAAYFDYYGRYCYANQPDACLWNLQMLQAPLKGLLDPIAMETALDQFDLHYQTVYRQRMLQKLGFEIGFDQVPEATATELLRLTLQLLWESKVGYHDFFIALRQQFDRTWREDAQQIFQQAVTEAPEAADTVETLLNQWRQFYHQVLQSLPETEIASIAQRLVQHNPTTVIVRPEIEAVWEPITQLDDWQPFYELLDRIRAL